A segment of the Planctomycetota bacterium genome:
GATCATGCACCTGGGCGAGCCGCCTGCCGAGGGGTGGTGGTACACGATGAAAATCCGCGTCCAGCAGATGGACGACGGCGTGAGCGTGGCCGGGAAGGCGTGGCGGAGCGACACCGACGAGCCGCGCGGCTGGCAGGTGGCGTGGACGGACACGGGCCAGGCGGGGTGCCCGGTGCTCCTGAGGGGGTTGGCAGGCCTCCGGATCAGCGGCGCTCGCGTCCTGGTGGATAACCTGCTGCTCATGAAAGAAGAAACGCCGTAGGCGTCGGTCCGGCGAACGAAGCGACTTGCTCGCGGCACACTCCGGGCCGCGTTTTTTTGCGCTGCGCACCGCTTAGCGGGGTTACATAAGTTTTGCGCGGTGGGTTCGCCGCCCCGCTTGTCCCTGTCCATGTTGGACCCCTTTCGGGGCGGGGCGCTGGCTGGTCGTAGCGCGGGGCCTTGTGCCCCGCGCAGCAAGGCGCGGGGGATAAACCCCCGCGCTACGGCTTTTGTTCTCCCTCGCCCGTTGGGGGCGAGGGTTGGGTGTGGGGCAAAGACACGACGAATAACGAATATCGAACAAGGAACCGCAAAAGGAGGAAGGGAACGGCCTTTCACCCTCACCCCCTCCCTCTCCCATCGAGGGAGAGGGAGACATCAACGGATGTTTTCGACGGAGCAAAAGAATATCTTATCTCTGCGCTCTTGGCGATCCCGGCGCGCCGGGATCGCGTTGTAGAATTAGAGCAAGAACGGATTGGTGCGGGCCTCCTCGGCAACGGTCGTGGGCGGTCCGCCGGCCACGGCACGGCCCGTGGCCGTGCCAGGGTGGCCCGGATAGACGACCGTTTCCGGCGGGAGCACGAGCAGCCGCTTGCGGATGGATTCCAGAAGCGTCTCGTGGCTGCCGCCGGGGAAATCGGTTCGGCCGATGCCGCCCGCGAAGAGCGTGTCGCCGGTGAAAACGACGGGCCTGCCGCCGGGCCCGTCCGCCGAGAACAGGCTGATGCCGCCCTTCGTGTGGCCGGGCGTCGCAAGCACTTCGAACGAAACCGACCCAAGTTCAATGCGGTCGCCGTCCTCCAGCAAGCGGTCGGGCGGCGGGCTCTTGACCCAGGCGCCCATGAGCGGCGAAAGGTTCCGCATGGGACTCCCCAGGAGCCGCGCGTCGCCGGCGCCGACGGCAATGGCCAG
Coding sequences within it:
- a CDS encoding MBL fold metallo-hydrolase; the encoded protein is MATSDAMVWEHTMEIQPFVLGGYGVSAYVVTADGEAMVIDAPEGAEAIVAFCDARGLVPRLLVNTHGHADHIYANRLLKERWPDLAIAVGAGDARLLGSPMRNLSPLMGAWVKSPPPDRLLEDGDRIELGSVSFEVLATPGHTKGGISLFSADGPGGRPVVFTGDTLFAGGIGRTDFPGGSHETLLESIRKRLLVLPPETVVYPGHPGTATGRAVAGGPPTTVAEEARTNPFLL